The stretch of DNA CTCGGCAACGTGTTGTCCCCGGTGCCGGGCTGCAGGTGCGGCCGCTCCAGCACCACCAGCTTGAGCAGTCGCGTGGTGCCGTTGGCTCCGATCACCAGCACGGCGACCTGCACGGCGAGCTCCCATCGGCGGCGGACCAACGCCACCACCACCGAGACGGCCAGCGCCGCCGCGATGAACCACGTCGACACCACGTCGAGCACGCCGTGGGCGGTGCTCCACAGGTGCGTCTGGCCGAACCGCGCACCGTCGAACGCCAGCCGCTCCACCTGCTGACCGGCCACCGTGTCCACGAACACCCGCCACAGCAGCCACACGCCGACGGCCGAGACGGCCGCCACCGACCAGGCGACCAGCGCCGCGCGTCGCCTGCTCACGGCCCCACGGTAGGCGACGGCACCGATGCCACGCCGCCGGCCCTCGGCCCACGGCCCGTCAGGCCACGGCGACCGGCACCGGCTCTCCGGCGCCGACCACCAGCGCGTGCGTGCACGCGCCCAGCCGGCCGCGCGCCTCGTCGTCCGCGTTGATGCACAGCAGGCAGCCACCACGGCCCTCGAGCCGGGCCGCCGCCTCGTCGATCGCCGCGGCCGCCCGTCCGGACCGCAACCGCGCCGCACCGAGGTCGAGCACGACGAGGGACGCGCACGCGGAGAGCGCGTCCAGCAGGGCCCGCAGCCGGCCCACGTCCTCCCGCCCGAACGACCCCGCCGGTCGCACCTGCGCGGTGAGCCAGCCCTCGTCCTCCAGCGGTCGGTGCTCGGACGTGCGCGGCGCGGTGGGAACCGTCATGGCTGGCCTCCTGGTCGATGTGACCTGGTCAGCCCATCGCCCGAGCCTGGGACGGTGCTGGGAGCCGACGTCGGGATGCCTGAGAGCGGCGGCGCCCGACGGCGCTCCGGGTCAGCCGCCGAGCCCGGGGATCGTCGTTGCCTGGGCTGCGGAGCCGAGCAGCGGCAGACCGAGCAGCTGCTCGGTGGTGCGCAGCAGGGAGTAGTGGTCCAGGCGGGTGCCGATCCGGGTCTGCGCGGGCACGGTGGGCGCGACCACCAGCAGCGGGACGCGGTTGTCGTGCGCGGAGTCGTCCTCGTCCCACGTGATCAGCACCACCGTGGTGCCGCGGCTGTACGCGCTGCTGTTCAGCACCGCGGGCAGGTGCTCGCGCAGCCAGGTGTCGCCGGTGGACACCGAGCAGTCGTGCATGTCGTGGCACAGGTCCGGCGTGACCAGGGAGAACGCGGGCAGGCGGTCGGCCGCCAGGTCGGTGGTCAGCTGGCCGAGGCCGACGTCCCAGCGGGCGCAGTCGGCGCGCACCGCCGTGTAGTAGGCGGCGGGGTTGTGCCGGACGGCATAGCTGCCCGACGAGCTCGGCGCGCACGGCGACGGCATCCCCTCCTGGTACGACCGCCACTGCTTGCCGGCGGCCGTCAGCTGGCCGAACAAGGACGGGCCGGACAGCGGGTGGACGGCGGGGTCGCCGTCGTCCGCGACGCCGTTCGTGGAGCCGGAGGTGGCCGCGAGGTAGTTGGGCAGCGACGGGTGCGTGATGCCGTGGTAGTCCATCGCCAGCGCGCACGAGGCGGCGAGGGTGGTGATGTAGGACGCGTCCGGTGAGCCGATGATGCCGGTCGAGGGCTTGTTCTCGAACCAGATCCAGATCACGTGCTCCCAGGTGGCCGGCTGCGCGGCGCCGACGCACGGCCGGTTGGACGAGACGCCGGACACGCTGGGCGACGGCGCCGAGGTGGAGCCGTCGGCCGCCGTGGCGATCGACGACCCGGCCGCCCCTCCCGCCGACGGCCGCGCGGACGACGAGGTGGCGGACCCGTCGGACGGCGAGGTGCCGACCGTGCACCCGGCCAGCAGGAGGAGCACCCCGGCGGCACCGACCAGCGCCGACCGTCCCGTCGTCAGCCGACCCTTCACCCGAACGCGCACCCGGACACTGTGCCGCCCCCACCCGCCAGGGCGCGAACCGGCGGGCCGCCGGGGACGGACCCGGCGGCCCACCGGCCGGCTCGGCAGGCCCGGCTCGGCAGGCCCGGCTCAGCGGGCGGCGAGCTCCGGCGGCACCGGGACCGGCGCGAACCCGGCGGCGGCCACCCGGTCCGGGTCGTGGCGCAGGCACGCCACCGACCGCCGCGGGTCGTCGCCGGCCACCGCCGGGCTCACCAGCTCCGGCCGCACCGCCGCGCACGCGTCGAACGCGTACGGGCAGCGGGCCCGGAACGTGCAGCCGGGAGGCAGGGCCGCCAGGTCCGGCGGCGAGCCCGGGATGCCGCCCAGCTCGCGCTTGGGACCGCGCAGCGGCGGGAACGAGTGCAGCAGGCCGCGCGCATAGGGGTGGCGCGGGCGGCGGTACACGTCCTGGGCGGCGGCGTCCTCGACGATCTCGCCGGCGTACATGATCGCGATGCGGTCGGCGATCTCGATCAGCAGGGACACGTCGTGCGTGATGAACACGACGGAGAACCCGAGGCGTTCGCGCAGATCGGCGATCTGCTCGACGATCTGCCGCTGCATCACCACGTCCAGCGCCGTGGTCGGCTCGTCCATGATCAGCACCTGCGGGTCCAGCGCCAGCGCCATCGCGATCATCACGCGCTGCCGCATGCCCCCGGACAGCTGGTGCGGGTAGCTGCGCAGCCGGTCGGTGGAGATGCCCACCAGCTCCAGCAGGTCGGCCGCCTTCTCCAGCGACTCCCCCCGGCCGACCTCCGGCCGGTGAGCCCGGATGCCGTCGGCGATCTGCCGACCCACCCGGAACACCGGGTTGAGGGAGTTCATCGCCCCCTGGAACACGATCGCGGTGTCCTGCCAGCGGGAGGCACGCAGCTCGGTGTCGGAGAGCGCCAGCAGGTCGCGGCGCGACCCGTCCCGGTCGGTGAACACCACCTCTCCCCCGGTGACCAGCCCCGGCGGCGGCAGCAGCCGGGTGGCGGCGTAGGCCAGCGTCGACTTGCCGCAGCCCGACTCACCGGCCAGCCCCAGCACCTCGCCGCGGTGCAGGGTCAGGGACACCTGGCGC from Cellulomonas sp. NTE-D12 encodes:
- a CDS encoding alkaline phosphatase family protein — encoded protein: MRVRVKGRLTTGRSALVGAAGVLLLLAGCTVGTSPSDGSATSSSARPSAGGAAGSSIATAADGSTSAPSPSVSGVSSNRPCVGAAQPATWEHVIWIWFENKPSTGIIGSPDASYITTLAASCALAMDYHGITHPSLPNYLAATSGSTNGVADDGDPAVHPLSGPSLFGQLTAAGKQWRSYQEGMPSPCAPSSSGSYAVRHNPAAYYTAVRADCARWDVGLGQLTTDLAADRLPAFSLVTPDLCHDMHDCSVSTGDTWLREHLPAVLNSSAYSRGTTVVLITWDEDDSAHDNRVPLLVVAPTVPAQTRIGTRLDHYSLLRTTEQLLGLPLLGSAAQATTIPGLGG
- a CDS encoding ABC transporter ATP-binding protein, translating into MDVVLEETGPRPAVVGDPVLEIRNLSVDYGYDEDPVHVLRQVSLTLHRGEVLGLAGESGCGKSTLAYAATRLLPPPGLVTGGEVVFTDRDGSRRDLLALSDTELRASRWQDTAIVFQGAMNSLNPVFRVGRQIADGIRAHRPEVGRGESLEKAADLLELVGISTDRLRSYPHQLSGGMRQRVMIAMALALDPQVLIMDEPTTALDVVMQRQIVEQIADLRERLGFSVVFITHDVSLLIEIADRIAIMYAGEIVEDAAAQDVYRRPRHPYARGLLHSFPPLRGPKRELGGIPGSPPDLAALPPGCTFRARCPYAFDACAAVRPELVSPAVAGDDPRRSVACLRHDPDRVAAAGFAPVPVPPELAAR